The genomic DNA ACGCGGATGCATCAGGCCTAGCTTACGCCGAGCCCTATCTCTATATGGTCAGTCATGATGGAAAGCTGCGTGTGTTTGATATGACCAGCCCCAGCCAGCCACAACTGATTGGTGAGACTGGTGGCCTTGGTAACCCATGGGAAGTGGTTCTCCATGGAGACCGCGCCTACGTGGGCGATAACAGCCTCGGCGTCATCGCTTTCGATATCAGTACACCACAGTCTCCAAGCATCCTGAACATCGTATCCGCGCGAGGTGGTGTTCAAGACCTTGTTCATGCGAACGGCCATCTCTTTGCTGCAGTGGGCAGCGCGGGTGTTCAGGTTTTTACACTTGATAATCCCGACCTGCCCGTTTCTCTTAGTACCATCACACTCGGTGGCGCGGTCATTTCAGTCTCTGTTTCTGGCAACCACCTCTGGACTACAGACCAACAAAGCGTCGCGGTGACCGATATTTCAGACCCAGCCAATCCCGTACAACTGGCCGTTGAAGACACGCCATCTTGGGCCATGCATGTAGCAGGTCAATCTGAAGGCGCCTTTGTTGCGGATTGGCAAAAGCTTGCCCGCTACACCTTCGATGCAGGCAAAATTGCACCCGATGCCGATGTATCAACATCTGCTCTCTATTTTGTCGGTACCACTGATAAAGGTTCAGCAACGGTTACCAACCGCGGCGGCAGTGACCTCATCATTTCAGGCATGCAAATTCCAGACACACGATTCAGCATCAGTGTCGACAAGCTCACGCTGGCCCCTGGCGAAACCATGCAAATCAAGCTGGACTATGCCAACGATGGCGCAGATCTCGCGAGCACCCTTTGCATTGCCAGCAACGACCCGGATGAGCCGGTTCAAGAGGTGACCCTCGCATCAAGCTCCTCTGGCAGCAGTGTCCTCATTGGTGAAACCGCTCCAAACTTCAATCTACCGGATTTAGATGGCAACTACCTCGAGCTGGCCCGACAGCTCGGTAAACCGGTGGTGCTCTCCTATTTTGCAACTTGGTGACCTGTTTGTCCGTCCGAGGTCTCGGACATAGAAATGGGAATCTGGCAAGAATACAAGGACCGTGGCGTTGTTGTGTGGGGCATTGGCTCTGAAGACTCTTTAGAAATTCTCACCAGCTTTCGCGAGCAAATGGGACTCACATTCCCGATCCTCTTTGATGATGGTGCGGCCGTTCAAGACCAATACAATCCGGGTTCTGTGCCAACCAACAGCATTTATCCACAGGACTGGATCATTGGCGTAGATGGCACCGTGGTTCATGTGAACACGGTCTATGAACCTGAAGAGATGAAGGCCATTCTCGAAATAGAACTGGCTAAGATTGAATAGTTCAAACAGGCAGAGACCCGTTTGACCCAATGGTTCCCTACGAACTAAAGCCTATTCATTAAATAGTGAAAAGCTGAGACCGGTTTCATCTCTCGGCCTCTTTGACTCTGATACATCCGGAATTGAATTTTGGCCTCACCCTGCTGCCTCGAAATCGAAACCCCGACGGTCCCGATTTTCTCACCAGCTTTCAAAGGCGAGCCTACCCGCAAAGACTGAGCCACCGAACCCAAGTGCCCAAATGCATAATAGTGGTCACCACGGCGAACCGTGACACGGGCGAAGCCGTCTTCGGCTCGGCGACGAATATTGGAAACGACACCGCTAACGGGAGCCATCACTTTTGTGCCTGCTGGAGCAAAAACCTCAACGGTATTCTGCTGAGTATCCTCATGAGGGTGTCCCAACTGGAAGTCGTTGCCTGGCAGAGGAAAGAGTTCAAGCTCCGGGCCGGAAGAAACCCGGTCGCGGCTCCGGCGTGCATCTCGCACCGAACGTTCTAAAGATTCAAAGGTTTCGGCGTTGATGATCCCTGAAGGGTTTAGCCCTTGCTCTCGCTGGAACGAGCGAACCGCTCGCGTGGTGCTTGCCCCATAAATACCGCTCAATCCCGCCTGGTGGCCACAGAATTCCAAAGCCTTTTGAATACGTTCCACCACCGGGCCCCGGCTGCCAGAGCGCAATGCGTGGTTGCCCGTGCGCACTTGAAAAATATCCAACGCTTGCGCAGTGTGAGCCCCAACCGAGCCATCGACTTTTAAGTTGGGATAAAAGTTCTGAAAGGACCGCACAGCATGCTGCGTGGCCTCGTCAAACTGGCCATTCAATGCCAAGCCTTCATGCCTGAACTGGTTTGAAAGAACTTCCTGAAGGCGCTCCACCGCAAAACCTCGTGAACCGAGTTCGAGGGCTTCTTGCCCATGAATCACCGGCCCCCAAGCTAAATGCCTTTTCGTAGCATCGTCCCATTCCCCGGATACTTTCATACCCATACTGCACTGATAGGCGCGCAGCGCTGCACGGCTCATTTCATCCCATTCACTGCTAAATGGGACCGAGAAACCGGCGGCACGCAATGCACCTTGAGCCTTTTCAATATTTTCCGGCTGAAGTGGGCTGGGTTTAACCGTGTGCGTGTGAGCAAGTTGAGGCGTTTTAATATCGAGTGATCTCGGGGACGCCGGCGAGATAATCGACGAGGCCTCCAAGGCGTGTGAAGACATGACGTCGTGACCGGCCTCAACCATGACAGACTCAGCAGCCTTCTTCACTGGCTCAGTGGACGAATGCTCTTGCGTAAGAGCTTCGCCGAGATTTCCGGTTATGTTCCCGCGACTTGAAACATTGGACATCTTGGGTTCTCCAGATCCCGCGCTCCCCATGATGACTTACATGGTGGGCAGGACTTTGGTTCCAAGATCGAGACCAGCTCCATAGACCTTCAATAAGTCTGGGAACGTTTAGCTCTTTTGCTCGATGAAATTGTAAGGTTCCGCTAATGGAGTGTTTTACTTACATCCGTTTCGGAAATAAGAATTCCTAAGCCACTCAATGCATGCGACTAAAGAACGCTTTGGCACCCCACCGCACCATGAATGGCGGCATAGCCCATAGCATCAAAACGGTCATCTTGTTCATCAACCCCGTCACAACCGACACCGCACCGCCGTGTGCACTGCTCAAACCAATTCGAGCAACTGCCCGTGAGGTCATAAGCTGACTCTCGAAAAAATCGCCCATCTTCATGTCAGCAACTTCAACAAACTCAGTAGCCGTGCCCCCTGGGTGCACATTGGTCACCGTCACTCCGGTGCCAGCACACTCACAAGCCATGGCTTCGCCAAAACTACGCACAAAAGCCTTGGTAGCACTGTACACCGCAAAGTGAGCGACCGGCATAAATGCATTTACAGAGCCCACAAGAATGATGCTGCCAAAACCACGCGCTCGCATGCCAGGAAGCAATGCGTGGGTAAGAGCTACCAGTGATGATATATTGACCTGAACCATACCCAGAGCCTTATCAACTCCGGTCTCGTGAAACTCTCCGGCGATACCAAAGCCAGCATTGTTTACCAAAATATCGACT from Deltaproteobacteria bacterium includes the following:
- a CDS encoding redoxin domain-containing protein; this translates as MGIWQEYKDRGVVVWGIGSEDSLEILTSFREQMGLTFPILFDDGAAVQDQYNPGSVPTNSIYPQDWIIGVDGTVVHVNTVYEPEEMKAILEIELAKIE
- a CDS encoding peptidoglycan DD-metalloendopeptidase family protein — translated: MSNVSSRGNITGNLGEALTQEHSSTEPVKKAAESVMVEAGHDVMSSHALEASSIISPASPRSLDIKTPQLAHTHTVKPSPLQPENIEKAQGALRAAGFSVPFSSEWDEMSRAALRAYQCSMGMKVSGEWDDATKRHLAWGPVIHGQEALELGSRGFAVERLQEVLSNQFRHEGLALNGQFDEATQHAVRSFQNFYPNLKVDGSVGAHTAQALDIFQVRTGNHALRSGSRGPVVERIQKALEFCGHQAGLSGIYGASTTRAVRSFQREQGLNPSGIINAETFESLERSVRDARRSRDRVSSGPELELFPLPGNDFQLGHPHEDTQQNTVEVFAPAGTKVMAPVSGVVSNIRRRAEDGFARVTVRRGDHYYAFGHLGSVAQSLRVGSPLKAGEKIGTVGVSISRQQGEAKIQFRMYQSQRGREMKPVSAFHYLMNRL
- a CDS encoding SDR family oxidoreductase yields the protein MAYGKWRGKWALVTGSSAGIGKDFAKELAESGVNLVLTARRLDRLEALAKELKDAHGVDVRVVSSDLGSPDGVTTVTKMLDAEGLQVDILVNNAGFGIAGEFHETGVDKALGMVQVNISSLVALTHALLPGMRARGFGSIILVGSVNAFMPVAHFAVYSATKAFVRSFGEAMACECAGTGVTVTNVHPGGTATEFVEVADMKMGDFFESQLMTSRAVARIGLSSAHGGAVSVVTGLMNKMTVLMLWAMPPFMVRWGAKAFFSRMH